In the genome of Desulfuromonas sp. DDH964, one region contains:
- a CDS encoding uroporphyrinogen decarboxylase family protein has translation MMSLSPKERLQRTLSRQPVDRPPAICTGGMMNAAVVEVMTSSGVTLPAGHHDAGLMAALATEVQQATGFENIGVPFCMTVEAEVLGSEIDFGSLSCEPKIAREIFPSSRQVVYRPLAELLGAGRIRTVAATVEALARRHPEQPVIASLTGPVSTAASIVDPMQFLRELRKDAEHAHRVLDYVTAFLEGFARLLIEAGAAAVAIGDPTATGEILGPKMFESYAVPYLNRLTGSIRAAGRPAILHICGDLKSVRPLVGRLRADALSTDALVNLAQLKHDFPQLTTMGNISTFLLEAGDPAKIERQTAGLVRAGVDIIAPACGLSTASALANIRALTGTVKAG, from the coding sequence ATCATGAGTCTCAGCCCCAAGGAACGCCTGCAACGCACCTTGAGCCGACAGCCGGTCGACCGGCCGCCGGCCATCTGTACCGGCGGCATGATGAACGCGGCGGTGGTCGAGGTGATGACCTCCAGCGGAGTCACCCTGCCGGCCGGCCATCACGATGCCGGTTTGATGGCGGCCCTGGCGACGGAGGTGCAGCAGGCGACCGGCTTTGAGAATATCGGCGTCCCCTTCTGCATGACCGTCGAGGCCGAAGTGCTCGGCAGCGAGATCGACTTCGGGTCGCTGAGCTGCGAGCCGAAAATCGCCCGCGAAATCTTCCCCTCGTCCCGGCAGGTGGTTTATCGCCCCCTGGCCGAGCTGCTCGGCGCCGGGCGCATCCGGACCGTCGCGGCGACGGTGGAGGCGCTGGCGCGCCGCCACCCGGAGCAGCCGGTCATCGCCAGCCTCACCGGGCCGGTCTCCACCGCTGCGTCGATTGTCGACCCGATGCAGTTTCTGCGCGAGTTGCGCAAGGATGCCGAGCACGCCCATCGGGTGCTCGATTATGTGACCGCTTTTCTGGAAGGGTTCGCCCGGCTGCTGATCGAGGCCGGCGCCGCGGCGGTGGCCATCGGCGATCCGACCGCCACCGGCGAGATTCTCGGGCCGAAAATGTTCGAGAGTTACGCTGTTCCGTATCTGAACCGACTGACCGGGAGTATCCGCGCCGCCGGCCGGCCGGCGATTCTGCATATCTGCGGCGATCTCAAGAGCGTGCGGCCGCTGGTGGGCCGGCTGCGCGCCGATGCCCTGAGTACCGACGCCCTGGTCAACCTCGCGCAGCTCAAGCACGACTTTCCGCAGCTGACCACCATGGGCAACATCAGCACCTTTCTGCTCGAAGCGGGCGATCCGGCGAAGATCGAGCGGCAGACGGCGGGCCTGGTCCGGGCCGGCGTCGACATCATCGCCCCGGCCTGCGGTCTCTCCACCGCCAGCGCCCTGGCCAACATCCGTGCCCTGACCGGCACGGTCAAAGCGGGCTGA
- a CDS encoding ASKHA domain-containing protein: MPLIEFFPAARQVEVEVGTTLLQAARRAGVVIEAPCDGVGTCGKCKVRRLAGETRTIVGARHALSRAEQADGWLLACQEQVCGDLRLELAERQRETGLRIAHGGAARSVPLRPAVGKEFVAATGQTLVHSGEDLLGVEQGDTRGEQFGLAVDIGTTTLVVALIDLRTGAELAVASSLNPQARHAQDVLSRIRFASREGGLSQLRGELLDALNQLTAEVAAAAGIGREAIYEAVLCGNTCMLHLATGTDPSPLGHSPYTPTLSGGSRHPAAEFGLEIAAVGQVYLPPIISAYVGADLSAGLLAAGLDSETRSMLLIDIGTNGEMILAHQGRLFATSTAAGPAFEGMNIRCGMRAAAGAIERVRIDADGAIALQTIGERDPLGLCGSGLLDAVAELLRSGVVTRAGGFLRSADSLPASLGARLVARDGKPVFVIADEVVLTRGDLRQVQLAKGAIRAGIDLLLRQVGLSPEQLDGVLIAGSFGLHLRPESLLTIGLLPPEFAGRIEFVGNTAKSGSQALLLNRDCRPHLQQLVGKIEVLELAHHAEFAQVFVASLGF; encoded by the coding sequence GTGCCGCTGATCGAATTTTTCCCCGCCGCGCGCCAGGTCGAGGTTGAAGTCGGCACCACGCTGCTGCAGGCGGCACGGCGCGCGGGGGTGGTGATCGAGGCCCCCTGCGACGGGGTCGGCACCTGTGGCAAATGCAAGGTGCGGCGCCTGGCCGGCGAGACTCGGACCATCGTCGGCGCCCGCCACGCCCTCAGCCGTGCGGAACAGGCGGACGGCTGGCTTCTCGCCTGCCAGGAGCAGGTCTGCGGCGATCTGCGACTGGAACTGGCGGAGCGCCAGCGCGAGACGGGGCTGCGCATTGCCCACGGTGGAGCGGCCCGCAGCGTCCCCCTGCGACCGGCGGTCGGCAAGGAGTTCGTGGCGGCTACCGGCCAGACGCTGGTACATAGTGGCGAGGACCTGCTCGGCGTGGAGCAGGGGGACACCCGCGGCGAGCAGTTCGGCCTGGCGGTCGATATCGGCACCACCACCCTGGTCGTCGCCCTCATCGATCTGCGCACCGGCGCCGAGCTGGCGGTCGCCTCCAGTCTCAATCCCCAGGCGCGTCACGCCCAGGATGTGCTGTCGCGCATCCGCTTTGCTTCCCGGGAGGGCGGCCTGTCGCAGCTGCGCGGCGAGCTGCTTGACGCCCTCAACCAGCTGACCGCCGAGGTGGCGGCTGCTGCCGGGATCGGGCGGGAAGCGATTTACGAAGCGGTCCTGTGCGGTAACACCTGCATGCTGCACCTGGCGACCGGCACCGATCCCTCCCCCCTTGGCCACTCTCCCTACACCCCGACCCTGAGCGGCGGCAGCCGCCACCCGGCTGCCGAGTTCGGCCTTGAGATCGCCGCCGTCGGCCAGGTCTACCTGCCGCCGATCATCTCGGCCTATGTCGGCGCCGACCTCAGCGCCGGGCTGCTCGCCGCCGGCCTCGATAGCGAGACGCGCAGCATGCTGCTGATCGATATCGGCACCAACGGCGAGATGATCCTCGCCCACCAGGGCAGACTCTTTGCCACCTCCACCGCCGCCGGACCGGCCTTCGAGGGGATGAACATCCGCTGCGGCATGCGCGCCGCCGCCGGAGCGATCGAGCGCGTTCGGATCGACGCTGACGGGGCGATCGCCCTGCAGACCATCGGCGAGCGAGATCCGCTCGGCCTGTGCGGCAGCGGCCTGCTCGATGCCGTCGCCGAGCTGCTGCGCAGCGGCGTGGTCACCAGGGCGGGGGGCTTTTTGCGCTCGGCCGACAGCCTGCCCGCCAGCCTCGGCGCCCGGCTGGTCGCGCGGGACGGAAAGCCGGTCTTTGTCATCGCCGACGAGGTGGTGCTGACCCGCGGCGATCTGCGCCAGGTCCAGCTGGCCAAGGGGGCGATCCGGGCCGGGATCGACCTGCTGCTGCGCCAGGTCGGTCTTTCCCCCGAGCAGCTCGACGGCGTGCTGATTGCCGGCTCCTTCGGCCTGCACCTGCGCCCGGAGAGCCTGCTGACCATCGGCCTGCTCCCCCCGGAGTTCGCCGGACGGATCGAATTCGTCGGCAACACCGCCAAGAGCGGCAGCCAGGCCCTGCTCCTCAACCGCGACTGCCGCCCGCACCTGCAGCAGCTGGTCGGGAAGATCGAGGTGCTGGAGCTGGCCCACCACGCGGAGTTCGCACAGGTTTTCGTCGCCAGTCTCGGTTTCTGA
- a CDS encoding DUF6448 family protein, translated as MPKTRFDRFLLLTLAAALLLTPQFTWAHCDTLDGPVVIDARAALAAQDVTTVLKWVRAEDEAEIRAAFAQTLKVRHLDGSAQELADRYFFETLVRVHRAGEGAPYTGLKAGATVPAPIAKADRALEQGSVDQLAKAIAAHVEQGIRDKFAAAHASRQHAADSIAAGRAFVADYVTYVHYVEGIVEAVHAGPHHGTPKPESHGGGHAH; from the coding sequence ATGCCAAAGACACGTTTTGATCGCTTCCTGCTGCTGACCCTCGCTGCCGCCCTGCTGCTGACGCCCCAATTCACCTGGGCCCACTGCGACACCCTCGACGGACCGGTGGTGATTGACGCGCGTGCCGCACTGGCCGCACAGGATGTCACAACCGTCCTCAAATGGGTCCGCGCCGAGGACGAGGCAGAGATTCGCGCCGCCTTTGCCCAGACGCTCAAGGTGCGGCACCTCGATGGCAGCGCACAAGAACTGGCCGACCGCTATTTCTTTGAAACGCTGGTGCGGGTTCACCGGGCCGGCGAAGGTGCCCCCTACACCGGCCTGAAAGCCGGAGCGACCGTGCCGGCGCCGATCGCCAAGGCCGACCGGGCGCTGGAACAAGGCTCGGTCGACCAACTGGCGAAGGCCATCGCCGCCCATGTGGAGCAGGGGATTCGCGACAAGTTCGCTGCCGCCCATGCCAGCCGTCAACACGCCGCCGACAGCATCGCCGCCGGCCGCGCTTTTGTCGCCGACTACGTGACCTACGTGCACTACGTGGAGGGGATTGTCGAGGCGGTGCATGCCGGGCCGCACCACGGGACACCTAAACCGGAGAGTCATGGTGGCGGACACGCCCATTGA
- a CDS encoding RNA polymerase sigma factor — MTDEELMQAYARGEQAAFDQLYARHKCRVMGYLLKRSGDRTAAEDVFQAVFLKLHRSRDNYRDELPFLPWLFTIVRTALIDAARREQTRSARIVLDGEQVAAAVADHVPDPAPLHEALPALATLSPDQRRVLELRFGQGFSFTEIAEQLELSPANARKLASRALGRLRRLLGGKEMTHDPS, encoded by the coding sequence GTGACCGATGAAGAGTTGATGCAGGCCTATGCCCGGGGAGAACAGGCGGCCTTTGATCAATTGTACGCCCGGCATAAATGCCGAGTGATGGGCTATCTGTTGAAGCGGTCAGGCGATCGGACTGCGGCCGAAGACGTTTTTCAGGCCGTATTTCTGAAACTGCACCGCAGCCGCGACAACTACCGGGATGAGCTGCCGTTTCTCCCCTGGCTGTTTACCATCGTGCGCACTGCCCTGATCGATGCCGCGCGGCGGGAGCAAACCCGCAGCGCACGCATCGTGCTGGATGGTGAGCAGGTTGCGGCAGCCGTTGCCGACCACGTGCCGGACCCGGCGCCTCTGCACGAGGCGCTGCCCGCGCTCGCCACGCTCAGCCCGGATCAGCGCCGGGTGTTGGAACTGCGCTTCGGCCAGGGGTTCAGTTTTACCGAGATCGCCGAGCAGCTCGAACTGTCGCCGGCCAATGCCCGGAAGCTGGCCAGCCGCGCCCTTGGCAGGCTGCGCCGGTTACTGGGTGGCAAGGAGATGACTCATGACCCGTCATGA
- a CDS encoding sensor histidine kinase, whose protein sequence is MTIFMSIKGRLILAATVIMLLSALVLGGYSYQNQVRQLRHRFSDLAIHDHHLFETILQSDADGLRRALTGLSRLEPLLEPFARGDRSALLAAVQPVFTELKSQHHITHMYFISLDGEVFLRAHRPEQFGDRLERATYLRAAATRSTAHGLEMGRNFFSLRCVTPIYLHGTHIGYLEVAEEIDHIFEQMKHITGNDFGLFLPASYLESYDSALRPDAEGDFSLLYPTNRETFLLLADRLNGLLGRGLESFAVEPSRLAGQEYLIGVGPVRDAFDQTAGVLVTQRNITLLHDALWRGVVSSLAGFVAILVVGNALLYLSMRKSLNLFQSLHQHIRNVTQSWDSKARLQIDTRDEIGELATDLNRLQDEMQKMQTSLQQRASELAAANQELEAFGYSLSHDLRTPLAKIASAAEILRENYAASVDEDGQFLLTTICAGSEQMDRLIEAIMVLTKSTRKELALETVDLAALAREVAADCADTDPEERRVEFIAPDQVLVQGDTQLLRPVLSNLLENAWKYTREQSAPRVEFGVEERSGKQVFFVRDNGIGFDMHEAGKLFQPFQRLNNASGFAGTGIGLATVQKIVQRHGGRVWAKGKLGQGATFFFTLS, encoded by the coding sequence ATGACCATTTTCATGAGCATCAAGGGGCGTTTGATCCTCGCGGCAACCGTCATCATGCTCCTCAGCGCGCTGGTTCTGGGCGGCTATTCCTACCAGAACCAGGTTCGGCAGCTGCGGCATCGCTTCAGCGACCTGGCCATTCACGACCATCACCTGTTCGAAACCATCCTGCAATCCGATGCCGACGGTCTGCGCCGCGCCCTGACGGGGCTGAGCCGCCTGGAACCGCTGCTCGAACCGTTCGCCCGGGGCGATCGTTCCGCCCTGCTGGCGGCCGTACAGCCGGTTTTCACCGAGCTCAAAAGCCAGCATCACATCACCCACATGTACTTCATCTCCCTTGACGGCGAGGTCTTCCTGCGCGCCCACAGGCCGGAGCAGTTTGGCGACAGGCTGGAGCGGGCGACCTACCTGCGCGCCGCGGCGACCCGCTCGACGGCTCACGGCCTGGAAATGGGACGCAATTTTTTCTCCCTGCGCTGCGTCACCCCGATCTATCTGCACGGCACCCATATCGGCTATCTGGAGGTGGCCGAAGAGATCGATCACATTTTCGAGCAGATGAAGCACATCACCGGCAACGATTTCGGCCTGTTCCTGCCTGCCAGCTACCTTGAGTCGTACGATTCGGCCCTGCGCCCCGATGCCGAGGGCGACTTCAGTCTGCTCTACCCGACCAACCGGGAAACCTTCCTCCTGCTCGCTGACCGCTTGAACGGCCTGCTCGGTCGGGGCCTGGAAAGTTTTGCCGTCGAGCCTTCGCGCCTCGCCGGGCAAGAGTATCTGATCGGCGTCGGACCGGTCCGGGACGCCTTTGACCAAACCGCCGGCGTGCTGGTGACACAGCGCAACATCACCCTGTTGCACGACGCCCTCTGGCGCGGGGTGGTGTCGAGCCTGGCAGGATTTGTCGCCATCCTCGTGGTCGGCAACGCCCTGCTCTATCTCTCCATGCGCAAAAGCCTCAACCTGTTTCAGTCCCTGCACCAGCACATCCGGAACGTCACCCAATCCTGGGACAGCAAAGCCCGCCTGCAGATCGATACCCGCGACGAAATCGGTGAGCTGGCGACCGATCTCAACCGGTTACAGGACGAGATGCAGAAGATGCAGACCTCCCTGCAGCAGCGGGCCAGCGAACTGGCGGCGGCCAACCAGGAGTTGGAAGCGTTCGGCTACTCGCTCAGCCACGACCTGCGCACGCCGCTGGCCAAGATCGCGTCGGCGGCGGAGATCCTGCGGGAGAACTATGCAGCCAGCGTGGATGAGGATGGTCAGTTCCTGCTCACGACCATCTGCGCCGGCAGCGAACAGATGGACCGGTTGATCGAAGCCATCATGGTCTTGACGAAGAGCACCCGCAAGGAGCTGGCTCTGGAGACGGTCGATCTGGCGGCGCTGGCCCGCGAGGTGGCCGCCGATTGCGCCGACACCGACCCCGAGGAGCGCCGCGTCGAGTTCATCGCACCGGATCAGGTGCTGGTGCAGGGCGATACGCAACTGCTGCGCCCGGTGCTGAGCAACTTGCTGGAGAATGCCTGGAAATACACCCGCGAGCAATCGGCCCCGCGCGTTGAATTCGGCGTCGAAGAGCGTTCCGGCAAACAGGTCTTTTTCGTCCGGGACAACGGTATCGGCTTCGACATGCACGAGGCCGGCAAACTGTTTCAACCGTTCCAGCGCCTGAACAATGCCAGCGGGTTTGCGGGGACCGGCATCGGCCTGGCGACCGTGCAGAAAATCGTGCAGCGGCACGGGGGGCGGGTCTGGGCCAAAGGGAAGCTGGGGCAGGGGGCGACGTTCTTTTTCACCTTGAGCTGA
- a CDS encoding sulfate/molybdate ABC transporter ATP-binding protein, giving the protein MEAGIEVRNIRKTFGSFCALDNVSLVVPAGKLMALLGPSGSGKTTLLRIIAGLEAADAGSIFLQGEDVTGVPVRKRRIGFVFQHYALFRNMRVFDNVAFGLKVQKRRERLSRAEIRDRVFDLLRLVQLEDLSARYPSQLSGGQRQRIALARTLATDPKVLLLDEPFGALDAKVRQELRRWLVRLHDELHITSLFVTHDQVEALEVADQVVIMNEGRIEQTGTPEQIYNQPATPFVYNFLGHVNVFHGVVQAGLVRIGNVEVCFPELRKSRNRPVVAFVRPQDLAVSDQQESPGEVEARVVHLHSAGPTALVELESADGKELLEAEMPPERLRLLNLREGDRVFVRPLKMQVFEENEDPAQTI; this is encoded by the coding sequence ATGGAAGCGGGGATCGAGGTCAGGAATATCCGCAAGACATTCGGTTCTTTTTGCGCACTGGACAACGTCAGCCTGGTGGTGCCTGCCGGCAAGCTCATGGCGCTGCTCGGCCCCTCGGGCTCGGGCAAGACCACCCTGTTGCGGATCATCGCCGGGCTGGAGGCCGCGGATGCGGGGAGCATTTTTCTGCAGGGGGAGGATGTCACCGGAGTGCCGGTGCGCAAGCGCCGCATCGGGTTCGTCTTCCAGCACTATGCGCTGTTCCGCAACATGCGGGTCTTCGATAACGTCGCCTTCGGCCTGAAGGTTCAGAAACGCCGGGAACGGCTCAGCCGGGCTGAGATCCGCGACCGGGTGTTCGATCTGCTGCGCCTGGTCCAGCTAGAGGACCTCTCGGCACGCTACCCTTCGCAGCTCTCCGGCGGTCAACGGCAACGCATTGCCCTGGCCAGGACTCTGGCGACCGACCCCAAGGTGCTCCTCCTGGACGAACCCTTCGGCGCCCTCGACGCCAAGGTGCGCCAGGAGTTGCGGCGCTGGCTGGTGCGGCTGCATGACGAGCTGCACATCACCAGCCTGTTCGTCACCCACGACCAGGTCGAGGCGTTGGAGGTCGCCGACCAGGTGGTGATCATGAACGAGGGACGGATCGAGCAGACCGGCACACCGGAACAGATCTACAACCAGCCGGCTACGCCATTCGTCTACAACTTTCTCGGCCACGTCAACGTCTTTCACGGGGTAGTCCAGGCCGGACTGGTCCGGATCGGCAATGTCGAGGTCTGTTTTCCGGAATTGCGCAAAAGCCGGAACCGTCCCGTTGTGGCTTTCGTCCGCCCCCAGGATCTGGCGGTCAGCGATCAGCAGGAGAGCCCGGGGGAAGTCGAGGCCAGGGTGGTCCACCTCCATTCGGCTGGGCCGACCGCCCTGGTCGAGCTGGAAAGTGCCGACGGCAAGGAGTTGCTGGAAGCCGAGATGCCGCCGGAGCGTCTGCGGCTGCTGAACCTGCGGGAAGGTGACCGGGTGTTCGTCAGGCCGCTCAAGATGCAGGTTTTCGAGGAAAATGAAGACCCTGCACAAACGATTTAA
- a CDS encoding IS256 family transposase: protein MAIEKDLLDRLLADYKKPEDLIGETGLLKQLTKALLERALEAELTQHLGHEKHAPVATKGGNARNGKSAKTIKGEFGKLPIEVPRDRDSSFEPLIIPKGQTRFAGFDGKIISLYARGMTTREIQGHLEEIYGVEVSPALISSVTDAVADEVKIWQNRPLDALYPIVYMDAVRVKVRDNGHVSNKAVYLALGVTLDGIKEVLGMWVAENEGAKFWLQVVTELKNRGVEDIFIACVDGLKGFPEAIEAVFPRTQVQLCLVHMVRHSLRYVSWKQRKEVAADLKSIYQAATAEQAEMNLTEFEAKWDKTHPSIGQSWRRNWERITPFFAYPAEIRKVIYTTNAIESLNMSLRKVTKNRGSFPNDAAMFKLLYLALNNIAKKWTLPIRDWKAALNRFSILFEGRLPVY, encoded by the coding sequence ATGGCCATCGAAAAAGATCTGCTGGACCGTCTGCTTGCCGACTACAAGAAGCCCGAAGACCTGATCGGCGAAACCGGCTTGCTTAAACAGCTCACCAAGGCCCTTCTGGAACGAGCTTTGGAAGCGGAATTGACCCAACACCTGGGGCACGAGAAGCATGCTCCCGTGGCCACGAAAGGCGGCAATGCCCGCAATGGCAAGTCGGCCAAAACCATCAAGGGCGAATTCGGCAAACTGCCGATCGAGGTTCCGCGTGACCGGGACAGCAGCTTCGAGCCGCTCATCATTCCCAAGGGCCAGACCCGCTTCGCCGGCTTCGACGGCAAGATCATCTCCCTCTACGCCCGGGGGATGACGACCCGGGAGATCCAGGGGCATCTGGAAGAGATTTATGGCGTCGAGGTCTCTCCCGCCCTCATTTCCAGCGTGACCGATGCCGTCGCGGACGAGGTCAAGATCTGGCAGAACCGACCGCTCGACGCCCTCTATCCCATCGTCTATATGGACGCGGTCCGGGTCAAGGTGCGAGACAACGGCCACGTCAGCAATAAAGCGGTCTACCTGGCCCTGGGCGTCACCCTGGACGGCATCAAGGAGGTCCTGGGCATGTGGGTGGCCGAGAACGAGGGCGCCAAGTTCTGGCTACAGGTGGTGACCGAGTTGAAAAACCGGGGTGTCGAAGACATCTTCATCGCCTGCGTGGACGGGCTCAAAGGTTTCCCCGAGGCCATCGAAGCAGTCTTTCCTCGCACCCAGGTCCAGCTCTGCCTCGTTCACATGGTGCGCCATTCTCTCCGCTACGTCTCCTGGAAACAGCGCAAGGAAGTGGCGGCCGATCTGAAGTCCATTTACCAGGCCGCGACGGCCGAGCAGGCCGAAATGAACCTGACGGAGTTCGAAGCGAAGTGGGATAAAACCCACCCCTCCATCGGCCAGTCCTGGCGGCGCAACTGGGAGAGAATCACCCCGTTTTTCGCCTACCCGGCGGAGATTCGCAAGGTGATCTACACCACCAATGCGATCGAATCGCTAAACATGTCGCTGCGCAAGGTCACCAAGAACCGGGGCTCATTCCCCAACGACGCAGCCATGTTCAAACTGCTCTACCTGGCGCTGAACAATATCGCCAAGAAATGGACCCTGCCGATTCGGGACTGGAAGGCCGCCCTCAACCGGTTCTCCATCTTGTTCGAAGGCAGGTTGCCGGTTTACTGA
- a CDS encoding transposase: MVSLGCIPRPFYSDEFRQEAVSLVVNGGLTVAKVSRRLSVSQQTLRNWIKKYRSKGQISFGNRSVSDLVVEVSRLRKELAETAV; the protein is encoded by the coding sequence ATGGTGTCGCTTGGGTGTATACCGAGGCCGTTTTATTCAGATGAATTTAGGCAGGAGGCTGTCAGCCTGGTTGTAAATGGTGGACTGACGGTTGCAAAGGTCAGTCGTCGATTAAGCGTGTCGCAGCAGACGTTGCGCAACTGGATCAAAAAGTATCGTAGCAAAGGGCAAATTTCTTTTGGTAACCGGTCCGTGTCGGATTTGGTAGTAGAGGTTTCAAGGCTTCGCAAAGAGCTGGCAGAGACGGCGGTGTAA
- a CDS encoding ATP-binding protein — protein sequence MLSWNTCKRCSNPCPCGFLGDPQHPCNCTPLVVQRYRRRLSGPLLDRIDLHVEVPRVPHKDLADPVDGESSSAIRARIETAREVQRERLAPFGLHANARMAARHIRKFCPLDDAGQKLLELVTERMGLSARSYTRILKVARTIADLAGSDTIRQPHLAEAIQYRGLDRKQS from the coding sequence CTGCTGAGTTGGAATACTTGTAAAAGATGTTCAAACCCCTGCCCCTGCGGCTTTCTCGGCGACCCGCAGCATCCCTGCAACTGCACGCCGCTGGTGGTGCAGCGCTATCGGCGGCGCCTCTCCGGCCCGCTCCTCGACCGCATCGATCTCCATGTCGAGGTGCCGCGCGTCCCCCACAAGGACCTCGCCGACCCCGTCGACGGCGAGAGCAGCAGCGCCATCCGCGCCCGCATCGAAACCGCCCGGGAAGTCCAGCGTGAGCGCCTCGCCCCCTTCGGCCTGCACGCCAACGCCCGCATGGCCGCCCGCCACATCCGCAAGTTCTGCCCCCTCGATGACGCCGGCCAGAAGCTCCTCGAACTGGTCACCGAGCGGATGGGGCTCTCGGCGCGCAGCTACACCCGCATCCTCAAGGTCGCCCGCACCATCGCCGATCTCGCCGGCAGCGACACCATCCGTCAGCCGCACCTCGCCGAGGCGATTCAGTACCGGGGTCTGGATCGGAAACAGAGTTGA
- a CDS encoding helix-turn-helix domain-containing protein, whose amino-acid sequence MNIFYKYSNSAGIPHKIEIHFKLQIPKELTEEPITLGDHLRRRRFELRLYQKDVAKQIGVTTSTIWNWENGWSSITLCCMPKVIEFIGYNPIPCPEDPMGRLAWYRQVKGLSLEQLGAEMDRDPEQLADWLAGRHTPCRRNREEVEQFMKIRLHAFSGLPHDARQRPPFPI is encoded by the coding sequence TTGAACATCTTTTACAAGTATTCCAACTCAGCAGGAATTCCGCATAAAATTGAAATTCACTTTAAATTACAGATACCTAAGGAGCTTACTGAAGAACCGATCACCCTCGGCGATCACCTACGTCGTCGCCGATTTGAGCTTAGATTGTATCAAAAAGATGTCGCGAAACAGATTGGAGTGACAACCTCTACCATCTGGAATTGGGAAAATGGCTGGTCATCAATCACCTTGTGTTGCATGCCGAAAGTAATCGAATTCATCGGCTACAACCCGATCCCCTGCCCTGAAGACCCGATGGGGAGACTGGCCTGGTACAGGCAAGTCAAGGGGCTGTCTTTGGAACAGCTTGGCGCTGAAATGGACCGTGATCCAGAGCAGTTGGCCGACTGGTTGGCAGGTCGCCACACACCGTGTCGGCGTAACCGGGAGGAGGTTGAGCAGTTCATGAAAATCCGGCTCCATGCTTTCAGCGGCCTGCCGCACGATGCCAGGCAGAGGCCACCATTCCCCATATGA
- a CDS encoding SHOCT domain-containing protein — MMRYWNQNWLCGPGSFFHGPLGMVINLAFWLLIFVLAVWLFQTIIRKKNTTEGTLGPQEVLKHRYAAGEINREEFERMKKELQG, encoded by the coding sequence ATGATGAGATACTGGAATCAAAACTGGCTGTGCGGGCCCGGAAGCTTTTTTCATGGCCCCTTGGGAATGGTCATCAACCTGGCCTTCTGGCTGTTGATTTTCGTTTTGGCCGTATGGCTATTTCAAACCATTATCCGCAAAAAGAACACGACTGAGGGCACTCTCGGACCGCAGGAGGTTCTTAAACATCGCTATGCGGCCGGAGAGATCAATCGCGAAGAATTCGAGCGCATGAAGAAAGAACTGCAAGGATGA
- a CDS encoding c-type cytochrome, with the protein MKKHKQWFLPAASVVGLLLTALIAAPAFAQWMGGGMDGRGMWGGRMCRMMDVTPQPINPAALPEPESAGAGVLKTKCTQCHGLVSPKQHSAQDWPYIVDRMDRRMQMMSHGRMGMMRSTIAPLSAEEKNDLIRYLQTNAFQALDPGALSEGETPGAQSFADVCSRCHALPDPNAHSPQEWQAVVERMATNMRNMGFGPLAPEQRTAILSYLKEQSRK; encoded by the coding sequence ATGAAAAAGCATAAACAATGGTTTCTTCCGGCGGCCTCCGTTGTCGGGCTTCTGCTGACGGCCCTCATCGCAGCACCGGCCTTCGCCCAGTGGATGGGCGGCGGAATGGACGGACGCGGCATGTGGGGTGGGCGGATGTGCCGGATGATGGACGTCACTCCGCAGCCGATCAACCCGGCCGCACTGCCTGAGCCTGAGTCGGCCGGTGCAGGGGTTCTGAAGACCAAATGCACCCAGTGTCATGGTCTGGTCTCGCCGAAACAGCATTCGGCCCAGGACTGGCCCTACATTGTCGACCGGATGGATCGGCGTATGCAGATGATGTCGCACGGGCGGATGGGGATGATGCGAAGCACCATCGCGCCCCTGTCTGCCGAGGAGAAAAACGACCTGATCCGGTATCTTCAAACGAACGCCTTTCAGGCCCTGGACCCGGGAGCCCTGTCCGAGGGTGAGACACCGGGCGCGCAATCCTTCGCCGACGTTTGCTCGCGCTGCCATGCCCTGCCAGATCCGAATGCCCATAGTCCCCAGGAATGGCAGGCGGTGGTCGAACGCATGGCCACGAACATGCGAAATATGGGCTTCGGACCTTTGGCGCCAGAACAGAGAACTGCGATCCTGAGCTACCTCAAGGAACAATCGCGCAAGTAG